The genomic segment CATCCAATTCTACAAATTTCCTGTTAAGTGCCATTCAAAAAAACTCCTATTTCTTAGAAAGATTCCGCCACAGGTAATAGACAGGTATGCCAATAATCGTAAATCCAATTCCGGCCAAAGACTCCATCGGCCTTTGCACGAGTGTATTGATAAGAATTCCCGCAGACGCAATAATAAAAAGTATGGGAACCGCAGGATAACCCCAGGTCTTATAGGGTCTGTCCAAATCCGGATATTTTTTTCTCAATCTAAAAACGGAATATGCAGTAACTAACCAAAACGAAATGCCGACAAACATGACCATAGTGATAAGCTGCTCAACGGTGCCGCTCAATGCCAGGACTGAGGCCCAGACCGCCTGGATCAGGATGGCAAAACCAGGCGTACGGTAGCGCGGGTGAACATGAGCGGCCCTTCTAAAAAACAATTTATCTTTTGCCATGGCATAATAGATGCGCGGTCCGGCCAGAATAACGCCGTTTAAACCACCGAAAATCGAAATAACAACGGCCGCAGATATGACTCCCGTTGCGGCGTTGCCGTGCAGTGCAAATGCGGCGTCCTCGGCAATCTTGAAAGAGTTAGCCATTTCATTGATTGGCAAAGCGGTAAGATAGACTATGTTAATCAGGAGATATAGGACGGTTATGGTTCCTGTGCCATAGATCAGAGCCAAAGTGATGTTGCGCGCGGGGTTCTTGATTTCTCCGCCCAACCAGGTCAGGGTGTTCCAGCCATCGAATGCTATTAAACCGATCACCAGGGCCAGGCCGAATCCAATAATGATTTGACCAAAGCCCGCACCCGTTGGGTTCAAGGAAAAATCAATCGCTGTCCCGGTTCCGCTTGTAAGCCCGAGTACGATAAATAAAAGTATGATGCCAATTTTGACGAGGGTAAATGTGTTTTGGATGCTTTTACCAAAACGCACACCTAAGAAATTTATGGTCGACAAAACTGCGATGAGCGCGATGGCGGCCAAATGGCCCACGGACAACGTGTAGTTGAACGTCTGCCCGAAGAGACCGAAGGCTGAAGAAAAGATGACATTGTCCGTTGACAAAAACGGTAAGAAGTAGGTAAAATACTCGACAAAGGTGATACTCATATAGGCGATGACGCCATTCATATAGATGGCGAAGGTTATCCAGCCGAAAAGAAAACCGGACAGCGGTCCGTAGGCTTTCCTGATAAAGACATATTGACCGCCCGCTTCGGGCATGGAAGCTCCCAGCTCAGCGTAGGTAAGAGCGCCGGCAAGTGTAAGAATCCCGCCGACGACCCAGGCCACCAAGATTAACCCCGCCGAGGGTAATGTTTTGGCCATGATGCCTGTGGTAATGAAAATGCCGGCGCCAATCACAACCCCCACAACCAGCATCGTAGAATCGAACAGCCCTAGCTGGCGAATTAGACCTGGCTTTTCTTGAGTCTTTGCATCCAGGGGTGAATCGCCCTCTGCTCCTATGTTAGATTTATTCACAATGGGTCAATCTCTCTTTAGGGAACTTTTCACACTACACGGCAACTTCGTCAGCAATAAATTTCGTGATTTTGCGTTCAAGCGTCTCAAGTATAACCCCGCATAACCGGCGTTGCCATTTTGGTAACGTAACTTGTTTAAAAAACAAAACTTGCGACAATGCTCAAAATTTAGAAATCACGCCAGACTGGCAACGGCCGTGGTAATGCAATTGTTATGTGCCACTCTCAGCTCTAAACGACCGCGTAAATCAGAAAAATGCCGAACGCCAAAGAGAATGGAGAGGCAATTCTCATATACGGCGCAGTAAACTTATTCGACCACCAAACAGCATACCGTGCGTGCCATTTTCGCGGAATGAAAAAAAGGACTGCCGTGGTGACGACCACGAATATTCCGAAAACTCGA from the candidate division KSB1 bacterium genome contains:
- a CDS encoding amino acid permease, which produces MLVVGVVIGAGIFITTGIMAKTLPSAGLILVAWVVGGILTLAGALTYAELGASMPEAGGQYVFIRKAYGPLSGFLFGWITFAIYMNGVIAYMSITFVEYFTYFLPFLSTDNVIFSSAFGLFGQTFNYTLSVGHLAAIALIAVLSTINFLGVRFGKSIQNTFTLVKIGIILLFIVLGLTSGTGTAIDFSLNPTGAGFGQIIIGFGLALVIGLIAFDGWNTLTWLGGEIKNPARNITLALIYGTGTITVLYLLINIVYLTALPINEMANSFKIAEDAAFALHGNAATGVISAAVVISIFGGLNGVILAGPRIYYAMAKDKLFFRRAAHVHPRYRTPGFAILIQAVWASVLALSGTVEQLITMVMFVGISFWLVTAYSVFRLRKKYPDLDRPYKTWGYPAVPILFIIASAGILINTLVQRPMESLAGIGFTIIGIPVYYLWRNLSKK